One uncultured Tolumonas sp. DNA segment encodes these proteins:
- a CDS encoding WYL domain-containing protein, producing the protein MNSARLPVERFAFLEMLAFWMGEVRNKNLEKQFNITRQQAYKDFTLHQQLHLNCLIKTDKACYEYADNAKCHYFDGGLDDFLLWLETGHFAISTPLPNTFTSRLKLPERHASRHIVATLVRAIHQQLRIEVNYISLSNPEEEGRIFSPHSIVKAGSRFHVRGYCEKAKGYRDFVLSRFREEVQIEGPSPYTIEQDVAWQTNVTLILSSDPRLSAAQTQVLAHDFKMDDGQLHISTRAALADYLLKEMQVNTKYLDGKPEAQQLVLVNRDDIKQWLFNS; encoded by the coding sequence ATGAACAGCGCCAGATTACCCGTTGAACGATTTGCATTCTTAGAAATGCTGGCCTTTTGGATGGGTGAGGTAAGGAATAAGAACTTAGAGAAACAGTTCAACATCACCCGCCAGCAAGCCTATAAAGATTTTACTCTGCATCAGCAATTGCACCTCAATTGCCTCATTAAAACGGATAAAGCCTGCTACGAATATGCTGATAATGCCAAATGTCACTATTTTGATGGTGGTTTAGACGATTTTCTTCTCTGGTTAGAAACAGGCCATTTCGCTATATCAACGCCATTACCGAATACGTTTACTTCTCGTCTTAAATTACCAGAGCGTCATGCTTCCCGTCATATTGTTGCTACATTAGTTCGAGCAATTCACCAGCAACTGCGAATTGAAGTGAACTACATTTCACTCTCAAACCCTGAAGAAGAAGGGCGTATTTTCAGCCCGCATAGCATTGTTAAAGCCGGATCTCGTTTTCATGTCAGGGGTTATTGCGAGAAAGCGAAAGGATATCGTGATTTCGTTTTAAGTCGCTTTCGTGAAGAGGTTCAAATCGAAGGGCCGTCTCCCTATACCATCGAACAAGATGTTGCTTGGCAAACAAACGTCACACTGATTTTATCGTCCGATCCTCGTCTCAGTGCCGCACAAACTCAGGTATTAGCACACGACTTTAAAATGGATGACGGTCAGCTTCATATTTCAACCCGAGCTGCACTTGCTGACTATCTACTCAAGGAAATGCAAGTCAACACCAAATATCTTGATGGTAAACCCGAAGCGCAACAACTGGTGTTGGTAAACCGAGATGACATCAAACAGTGGCTTTTTAATAGTTGA
- a CDS encoding AlpA family phage regulatory protein, with amino-acid sequence MHDDKSIPKTTMSEKITSFYQPQRMIRIKMMLEWLDCSRTTLYRWVQDGKFPKPKMNGGRTLGWTYSQYEQWLTEH; translated from the coding sequence ATGCACGATGACAAAAGCATACCCAAAACAACTATGTCAGAGAAGATCACTTCGTTTTATCAGCCACAACGCATGATCCGTATCAAGATGATGTTGGAATGGTTGGACTGCAGCAGAACTACGTTGTATCGCTGGGTTCAGGATGGCAAATTTCCAAAGCCAAAAATGAATGGCGGACGTACTTTAGGTTGGACATACAGTCAATATGAACAGTGGTTGACGGAACACTAA
- a CDS encoding HD domain-containing phosphohydrolase gives MKKKILLVDDEPNNLQLLRQILRASYQLIFAHNGQSALAAVAAHHPDLILLDVMMPDLDGYEVCRRLKADPLTHDIPVIFVTAMGDVDDEAAGFDVGAVDYIHKPVSPAIVIRRVQTHLSLVHVKELEDSQREAIYMLGAAGHYNDNDTGLHVWRMAAYARALAEAFGWPEHLAERLELAAPLHDTGKIGIPDGILKAPRKLTAEEWVTMRQHSLIGYEILQCSHTPIFKMAAEIALYHHEKWDGSGYPKGLAGDNIPQSAQIVAIADVFDALTMKRSYKEAWSVEASLEDMRANSGTHFNPALLTIFLNILPKILNIKKEWDEKD, from the coding sequence ATGAAGAAAAAGATCCTACTGGTCGACGATGAGCCGAATAACCTGCAATTACTCCGGCAGATATTGAGAGCTTCATACCAGCTTATCTTCGCGCATAACGGGCAGTCCGCGCTTGCCGCCGTCGCGGCGCATCATCCGGATTTGATCTTGTTAGATGTCATGATGCCCGATCTGGATGGTTATGAAGTCTGCCGTCGTTTAAAAGCTGATCCATTAACCCATGATATTCCAGTCATTTTTGTCACAGCAATGGGTGATGTCGATGATGAAGCTGCCGGGTTTGATGTGGGGGCAGTGGATTATATCCATAAACCCGTTTCCCCCGCGATTGTGATCCGCCGGGTGCAAACGCATCTCTCGCTGGTGCATGTCAAAGAGCTGGAAGATAGTCAGCGCGAAGCGATTTATATGCTCGGTGCCGCAGGCCACTATAACGACAACGATACTGGCCTGCATGTCTGGCGTATGGCGGCATATGCCAGAGCGCTTGCGGAAGCCTTTGGCTGGCCTGAACATTTGGCGGAACGGCTGGAGCTTGCTGCGCCATTGCACGATACCGGTAAGATTGGGATACCGGATGGCATCTTGAAAGCTCCACGTAAATTAACTGCGGAAGAGTGGGTGACCATGCGGCAGCACTCCCTCATTGGCTATGAAATTTTACAATGCAGTCATACCCCGATTTTTAAAATGGCGGCTGAAATTGCGCTCTATCATCATGAAAAATGGGATGGCAGCGGTTATCCGAAAGGGCTGGCTGGTGACAATATTCCACAGTCGGCACAGATCGTTGCGATAGCCGATGTTTTTGATGCGTTAACCATGAAGCGTTCTTACAAAGAAGCCTGGAGTGTTGAAGCCTCACTCGAAGATATGCGCGCCAACAGCGGCACACATTTTAATCCGGCACTGCTGACCATCTTTTTGAATATCCTGCCAAAAATACTGAATATCAAAAAAGAGTGGGACGAAAAGGATTAG
- a CDS encoding PAS domain S-box protein — MSTTNANIAAVGTITIDEMGRITAFDDVAVRLFGYESAEVVGKNVSMLMPEPYHSQHDGYLARYHQTSTPHVIGKGREVTGRRKDGSLFPVWLAVNEVTFGANRLFVGCIVDLSDLKATKADLLSSTEVTRAILETAVNPIITIGAKGHICSFNPAAERMFQYTASEAIGRNVNMLMPSPYREEHDGYLSRYLQEGNPRIIGVGREVTAQRKDGSIVPIHLSVGAMKISGEPMFVGIISDISEQKRHEAELQAKKAAEAGSRAKSAFLAHMSHEIRTPMNAILGFTELALQDHTLSPETAKHLDTIYGSARALLTIINDILDVSRLEAGKYKLEIIGFHLPNMIAETVELMHQRAAEKDLIISIKYDRHLPQRVKGDPTRLRQVILNLLSNAVKFTNKGSIKVVVSATSKPDRIQFDVIDSGIGMSEAEMTKVFEPFMQADSSISRRFGGTGLGTTICKQIIELMNGDIWLESQLGVGTTVHFVVPLPETEPDQICLYEEIQNKSEDFIPPRLFNVLLVEDLENNAYLATIRLKQIGHEVEWAKNGLEAIAAYQKGGHDLILMDVMMPVMDGLQATREIRQLESLQEKHIPIIALTASVMKEDEMKYLEAGMDAIAGKPIDFDQLFSLMEAMVPQGAGRINHAIMIEMPVNKNIDLTPLSPAADYQKAMKNWVDVYAYIKALTQFSQQQIDDADIILHLLEQHPDDVEPARAVAHALKGLAGNLALSKVADLAVHIDGHLKSGRRDEASRLLAPLRQALIEADNCIQTLSLPNDASVLLKDFDLVAVQQLFQQLSLALDELNPDSTEPIMKQISEYVRGSDLAEIYHHIERFDFHSAKKELRKLAQSLLANRRSE, encoded by the coding sequence ATGTCTACTACAAACGCTAATATCGCGGCTGTTGGCACGATAACAATTGATGAAATGGGTCGTATTACCGCTTTTGATGATGTGGCTGTACGTTTGTTTGGGTATGAATCGGCGGAAGTGGTGGGAAAGAATGTCTCCATGTTGATGCCGGAGCCGTATCATTCCCAGCATGATGGTTATCTAGCTCGCTATCACCAAACATCGACACCACACGTAATTGGTAAAGGCCGCGAGGTGACCGGACGACGCAAAGACGGTTCGTTATTTCCGGTCTGGCTGGCGGTCAATGAAGTTACCTTTGGCGCTAATCGTCTGTTTGTTGGCTGCATCGTCGATTTATCTGATCTCAAAGCCACAAAAGCCGATCTGCTCAGCAGCACCGAAGTGACGCGCGCCATTCTTGAAACGGCAGTAAATCCAATCATTACCATCGGCGCAAAAGGCCATATTTGTTCGTTTAATCCTGCGGCGGAACGTATGTTTCAATACACCGCCAGTGAAGCTATTGGCCGGAACGTTAATATGCTTATGCCGTCGCCTTATCGGGAAGAACACGATGGTTATCTGTCGCGTTATTTACAGGAAGGCAACCCTCGTATTATCGGCGTGGGGCGCGAGGTAACCGCACAACGTAAAGATGGCTCCATCGTTCCCATCCATTTATCTGTGGGGGCGATGAAGATCTCCGGTGAGCCCATGTTTGTCGGCATCATTTCCGATATCAGTGAACAGAAACGCCACGAGGCGGAGCTGCAAGCGAAAAAAGCCGCGGAAGCGGGTTCCCGTGCTAAATCCGCTTTTCTGGCGCACATGAGCCATGAAATTCGCACACCAATGAATGCCATCCTTGGGTTTACCGAACTGGCCTTGCAAGATCACACGTTGTCACCCGAAACCGCCAAGCATCTGGACACCATTTATGGTTCAGCGCGTGCACTGCTGACGATCATCAACGATATTTTGGATGTCTCCAGGCTGGAAGCAGGAAAATATAAGCTGGAAATCATCGGCTTTCATCTGCCCAACATGATTGCCGAGACGGTAGAGCTGATGCATCAGCGTGCCGCGGAAAAAGACCTGATCATCAGCATTAAATACGATCGTCACTTACCGCAACGCGTGAAAGGCGATCCGACCCGGTTGCGTCAGGTCATCCTGAATTTACTCAGCAATGCGGTTAAATTCACCAACAAAGGCTCCATCAAAGTCGTGGTTTCAGCAACAAGCAAACCAGACCGCATTCAGTTTGATGTTATTGACTCTGGCATCGGTATGTCGGAAGCGGAAATGACCAAAGTATTTGAGCCCTTCATGCAGGCTGACAGTTCGATCTCTCGCCGTTTTGGCGGCACCGGGCTGGGTACAACCATTTGTAAACAAATCATTGAACTGATGAATGGCGATATCTGGCTTGAAAGTCAGTTAGGCGTTGGTACTACCGTGCATTTTGTTGTTCCGCTACCGGAAACGGAGCCGGATCAGATCTGTTTGTACGAAGAGATCCAAAATAAAAGCGAAGATTTTATTCCGCCGCGTTTATTTAACGTGTTGTTGGTGGAGGATCTCGAAAATAACGCTTATCTGGCCACTATCCGCCTGAAACAGATCGGGCATGAAGTGGAATGGGCCAAAAATGGACTGGAGGCGATCGCGGCATATCAAAAAGGCGGCCACGATTTGATCCTGATGGATGTCATGATGCCGGTGATGGATGGCTTACAGGCCACCCGTGAGATCCGCCAATTAGAGTCTCTGCAAGAGAAACATATTCCCATCATTGCGCTGACGGCAAGTGTGATGAAAGAAGATGAGATGAAATATCTGGAAGCGGGAATGGATGCCATTGCCGGAAAACCGATCGATTTTGACCAGCTATTTTCGTTGATGGAAGCGATGGTGCCGCAAGGGGCAGGGCGGATAAACCATGCCATCATGATTGAAATGCCGGTGAATAAAAATATTGATTTAACCCCGTTGAGCCCGGCGGCTGATTACCAGAAAGCCATGAAAAACTGGGTGGATGTTTACGCTTATATCAAAGCGTTGACCCAGTTTTCACAACAGCAGATCGATGATGCCGACATTATTTTGCACTTGCTGGAACAACACCCCGATGATGTTGAGCCGGCACGTGCGGTTGCACATGCCCTCAAAGGGCTGGCCGGTAATCTGGCATTATCTAAAGTGGCTGATTTAGCTGTTCATATCGATGGACATTTGAAGTCCGGACGACGTGATGAGGCGAGCCGGTTACTGGCGCCATTACGTCAGGCATTAATAGAAGCCGATAATTGCATTCAGACATTATCGCTGCCCAATGACGCCAGTGTTTTACTGAAAGATTTTGATTTAGTTGCCGTGCAGCAATTGTTTCAACAACTATCGCTGGCCTTAGACGAACTAAACCCTGATAGCACCGAACCGATCATGAAGCAGATCAGCGAATACGTTCGCGGAAGCGATCTGGCTGAGATTTATCACCATATTGAGCGATTTGATTTTCACAGTGCGAAAAAAGAGTTGCGAAAATTAGCACAAAGTCTGCTCGCCAATAGGAGGTCAGAATGA
- a CDS encoding inovirus-type Gp2 protein: protein MSQDQHTQDFAGDLYSSESPDINNITRPYSDVEVIKPKGEFLFNDFLWKVLPANDQQNGKMMKRIFEIVDQVSGLSSRFLAVRYDLHLKEFQSNNQVIDIFHKNLFGQLRKRYPRSFLSYIWVRERNEADAQHYHYALMMDGNYIRSPNKLNDIVKMCWEEAAGGSVWFPDNMTYFVKPNDIDTYSKLMIRLSYFGKNATKESSDVCKKRIGFGIRKARKTGSMSAKTYKKLETQDSELVQAVEPEFKNVSTNVEPESALSFCGKLDKYFTHDHSLELLKPPAQPIKYDVLNRWVVWSRPDWKWHRLNYVYEALSTGVCLSEYAEKYALSLTRTYANFRQVGGQSLRTIHWAWHRRCLYFSDMSLSEYIAEKTLYSNMAVRQLQRRPMSEFWSRHFDNYYRKYWLQGYTVSYYCRVYSLNVSTARRYLVDFPNAALIDPFVLKPWL, encoded by the coding sequence ATGTCTCAAGACCAGCACACACAAGACTTTGCGGGTGATTTATATTCATCAGAAAGTCCGGATATTAATAATATTACCCGCCCTTATTCTGACGTTGAAGTGATCAAACCCAAAGGAGAGTTCCTATTCAACGACTTTCTGTGGAAAGTACTTCCTGCGAACGATCAGCAAAACGGAAAAATGATGAAACGTATCTTTGAAATTGTTGATCAAGTATCAGGGCTGTCATCTCGTTTTCTTGCTGTTCGCTATGATTTGCATTTGAAGGAATTCCAATCAAATAACCAGGTGATTGATATTTTCCATAAGAATCTATTTGGTCAATTACGCAAACGCTACCCGAGGTCTTTTCTCAGTTACATATGGGTTCGAGAAAGAAACGAAGCCGATGCACAGCACTATCATTATGCTTTGATGATGGATGGAAACTACATTCGTAGCCCAAACAAATTAAATGATATTGTAAAAATGTGTTGGGAAGAGGCTGCTGGTGGATCTGTCTGGTTTCCTGACAATATGACTTACTTTGTTAAGCCGAATGATATTGACACTTACAGCAAGCTAATGATTCGTCTTAGCTATTTTGGAAAGAATGCGACTAAGGAGTCTTCGGATGTCTGTAAGAAACGTATAGGTTTTGGAATACGGAAAGCACGAAAGACGGGGTCAATGTCAGCCAAAACATATAAGAAACTAGAAACGCAAGATTCTGAGCTTGTACAAGCAGTTGAGCCTGAGTTTAAAAATGTTTCTACGAATGTAGAACCAGAATCAGCGCTAAGTTTCTGCGGTAAGTTGGATAAATATTTTACACATGATCATTCTCTGGAGTTATTAAAGCCACCAGCACAGCCTATTAAGTATGATGTATTAAATCGATGGGTGGTTTGGTCGCGCCCTGATTGGAAATGGCATCGTCTGAATTATGTTTATGAAGCATTGTCTACGGGTGTTTGTTTATCGGAATATGCTGAAAAATACGCATTAAGCCTTACTCGCACCTACGCGAATTTCCGCCAAGTAGGTGGGCAGAGTCTTCGTACAATTCATTGGGCTTGGCATAGACGTTGTTTGTATTTTAGTGATATGTCACTGAGCGAATACATTGCTGAAAAAACACTATATTCAAACATGGCCGTTAGGCAATTACAACGCAGACCAATGTCGGAGTTTTGGAGTAGGCATTTTGATAATTATTACCGTAAATATTGGCTGCAGGGTTATACCGTTTCGTATTATTGCCGTGTTTACAGTTTAAATGTTAGTACAGCAAGACGGTATCTGGTCGACTTCCCTAATGCTGCATTGATCGATCCGTTTGTTTTGAAACCCTGGTTGTGA
- a CDS encoding integrase arm-type DNA-binding domain-containing protein → MSVNKLNDNKLKALLKKSVEKESWIADGDGLAIRAQISGNLTWYYRYRLGGRDTKLERLLLGKYPDLSLSAARKLRDKCRAWLAENKDPRFMLDRDTQETLKPVTVKDALEYWVNNYAAHNRKYPEKDRSQLQVHIYSKIGSVPLHMADRRHWLSALEQITRKGSPVAAGCVLQVCKQALRYCDRRGYATSTALEQLTIPDVGKKHGKRDRVLTDVELGGLWRLLHSNEIQTYYQDMLLLITVFCARTGEVRLSTWDEWDLNAKLWTVPKENSKTGERITRPIPDRVIPWLVDMSQRNKGPFILGEVREPDAVSQFGRRLYKHRILNHGEGWSLHSLRHTFITKNADLGAPPHIVELLAGHELGGVFSVYNKGEYLMEKKQVLDRYLDRLELLAGLTV, encoded by the coding sequence ATGAGTGTTAATAAGCTGAATGACAACAAGCTAAAAGCGCTTCTAAAAAAGTCGGTAGAAAAAGAGTCATGGATAGCTGATGGTGACGGTTTGGCTATCCGTGCTCAGATCAGTGGTAATTTGACTTGGTATTACAGATATCGCCTTGGTGGACGTGATACTAAACTAGAAAGGCTGCTTCTTGGTAAGTATCCAGACTTGTCATTATCTGCAGCCAGAAAACTTAGGGATAAATGTCGCGCTTGGTTGGCTGAAAATAAAGATCCTCGCTTTATGCTAGACAGAGATACTCAAGAAACACTGAAGCCAGTCACCGTTAAGGATGCTTTAGAATATTGGGTTAACAATTACGCAGCACACAATCGAAAATATCCAGAGAAAGACCGTTCGCAGTTACAAGTTCATATTTATTCCAAGATAGGTTCAGTACCACTTCATATGGCTGATCGTAGACATTGGCTTTCAGCTCTAGAACAAATCACTCGCAAAGGGTCTCCAGTTGCTGCTGGTTGCGTTCTTCAAGTTTGTAAACAAGCACTTAGATATTGTGATCGCCGAGGATATGCCACCAGCACGGCATTAGAGCAACTGACTATTCCGGATGTCGGAAAAAAACATGGGAAACGAGATCGTGTTCTGACTGATGTTGAACTAGGTGGATTATGGAGATTACTTCATAGCAATGAAATACAGACATATTACCAAGACATGCTTTTGCTGATTACTGTCTTTTGCGCTAGAACGGGTGAGGTCAGACTTTCAACATGGGATGAATGGGATCTTAATGCCAAACTCTGGACTGTCCCGAAAGAAAACAGTAAGACTGGTGAGCGCATCACCAGACCTATTCCTGATCGAGTGATTCCTTGGCTGGTGGATATGAGTCAGCGAAATAAAGGGCCTTTCATCCTTGGCGAGGTTAGAGAACCGGATGCTGTTAGTCAGTTTGGTCGAAGATTATACAAGCATAGAATATTGAATCATGGTGAAGGCTGGTCTCTACACAGCTTACGGCACACGTTTATTACAAAAAATGCCGACTTGGGTGCACCTCCTCATATCGTGGAGTTACTAGCTGGGCATGAACTGGGTGGGGTATTTAGTGTTTATAACAAAGGCGAATATTTAATGGAGAAAAAGCAGGTCTTGGATAGATATCTTGATCGGTTGGAATTATTAGCTGGACTAACAGTGTGA